The genomic DNA TGCGTAACCAGCTTTTATCCAGCGTTTTCAAGTCGCTGGCTGAAAAAAAGGAGCTGGCCGAAGCTTTTCTCTCGCAGATTCCCGAAGAAGCAATCATTGATACACTTGATGCAATGATCTTAAAGAAGGAATCCCTACCCCCGATGCTGTTCAGCCTGATTGGCAAGCTTTCTTCCAATCTTGCGGTTAAAGCCAGCCAGATGGCCTTCGAACTTGGTGGTTCAGAGACTGAGGAGTTAAAAAACAAGCTTCGCGAACTATTCAGGGAAGAAAGTCACGACAAATTCACACCTGAAAGCTACCAGGCCGGACTGAATTCGGTACTTACTGACAAAAAGGCTCTTCATTTGGGACGAGCAGAACTTGAAACCCTGAAACAATCCCTTAATACCCATAGCATTGAAAATCAGGTAAGCCGCATCCTCCTCGACATCATAAACAACGGGTTCGATGAGTTGGGCGGCGAAATAATGCTCAAAAACCTGGTCGATCTCTCAAGCTACTTTCTCAGCTGCGGGGATTTTGCCGCCTTGATGCAGATGTATGACCGGCTGAGCAGCCAGGCAGACAAAGAAAACGTCGAGCGCTATCACGAGATTTTGCAATTGTTCAACGAACCGGATTTTGTCCTGGAAGTGATTCAGGGAATCACCTTCTGGGGCAAGACCAAATACCAGGAAATCGGCAATCTGATCATCAAAATCGGCGCAAGTTTCATTGGTCCGATTCTCGACCGGCTGGCGGAAGAGCAGAACATGTCTCTGAGGCGTTATTACATGGATATTCTCCAGCGAATCGGTGACAGAGGAAGAGAGGAGATCATTGCCAGACTGCGTGACAACCGTTGGTACTTCGTCAGGAACTTGGTTCTCATCCTGCGTAATTTCGACGCTAACCTGGTAATCCCGCACATCCGCCGGCTGACAAACCATCCCCATTCCAAGGTTAAACAGGAAGCGATCAAGGCGCTGCTGTTTTTACAGGATTCCGAAGCTGACCGTCTCCTCCTTCGTGATTTTGCCAGTGGTGATCGGGAAACGGTCATCAATGCCGTGCGACTTGCCGAACAGAGCAAACATGCCGAGGTCATCCGTTGCCTGACAGACTTTCTAACCCGAGGAGGGCTGTCAGGGCTCGAATGCGAACTCAAGAGTGCCGTGATCCACTCCTTGAGCATGATTGGCTCACCAACTACGATTCCGGTCATAGAGAGCTTTCTCCGTTCCAGATCACTCTTCAGAAGCAAACAGTTGAACGGCCTGAAAATTGAAGCGGTCCGGTCGCTCAATCGCTACCCCAAACATCTTGCGGTCCCACTCTTAAATGACATTATTAAGTCAGGCCATCGCACTATCAGAGAGAGCGCCAGAGAAACAATCCAAGGTATCCAGGGGGGCGAGTCATGATAAACGACCGGCTCACGCACCTTCATACCTTTATCCGGCTGATAAGCACTGCGGTCTCCACCTCTCTCCTTTACTCGCTCGACCATCA from Geoanaerobacter pelophilus includes the following:
- a CDS encoding HEAT repeat domain-containing protein, which gives rise to MSSLSDNTIQDIESGVLSNFVHEFNVARRHVLSYPGNHPIIAASSEKVLTLLRELLGNNPEITIGIAKDTLIAGDSLLDKSNHAYRNLARLLFSHGIATITFSARLTAAELINFCKIISVKREAIDAKGGIAAIMKMAAITGITLTAIDYSAFLATESGLNNEQPEVLPDRIFESIWQEFVVSLLQGTLVKKSDLSNVHIGLTPAELAEMLNKKLNTAEDNKEKHVSNEQILAAFIQHLEQHPHDSHKEELLRRLNALVSHLSPDLRNQLLSSVFKSLAEKKELAEAFLSQIPEEAIIDTLDAMILKKESLPPMLFSLIGKLSSNLAVKASQMAFELGGSETEELKNKLRELFREESHDKFTPESYQAGLNSVLTDKKALHLGRAELETLKQSLNTHSIENQVSRILLDIINNGFDELGGEIMLKNLVDLSSYFLSCGDFAALMQMYDRLSSQADKENVERYHEILQLFNEPDFVLEVIQGITFWGKTKYQEIGNLIIKIGASFIGPILDRLAEEQNMSLRRYYMDILQRIGDRGREEIIARLRDNRWYFVRNLVLILRNFDANLVIPHIRRLTNHPHSKVKQEAIKALLFLQDSEADRLLLRDFASGDRETVINAVRLAEQSKHAEVIRCLTDFLTRGGLSGLECELKSAVIHSLSMIGSPTTIPVIESFLRSRSLFRSKQLNGLKIEAVRSLNRYPKHLAVPLLNDIIKSGHRTIRESARETIQGIQGGES